A window of Metabacillus sp. B2-18 contains these coding sequences:
- a CDS encoding TetR/AcrR family transcriptional regulator, with the protein MSIDRKQQIVEAATKAFTQFGYKGTTMDLVSKLANVGKGTIYTFYTNKEELFSEIIDRLLADMRTAADAAFDTSHPFVDRVHLALYSILEFRKTHQLTIKIFQESQELGTPTVNEGVHKVEEMVLLYIKQKMIDAIENQDIKKCDPELTAFIILKLYVALIFDWEKHHQPLGKEKIAEIFEGYLLKGLSL; encoded by the coding sequence ATGAGCATAGATAGGAAGCAGCAAATAGTAGAGGCTGCCACAAAAGCATTCACGCAATTTGGCTATAAGGGAACAACAATGGATTTGGTATCAAAGCTAGCGAATGTTGGTAAAGGAACAATTTATACTTTTTATACAAATAAAGAAGAATTGTTTTCAGAAATTATTGATCGATTATTGGCAGATATGAGGACTGCTGCAGATGCGGCATTTGATACAAGCCATCCTTTTGTTGATCGTGTTCACTTAGCCTTATATAGTATTCTTGAATTCAGAAAAACTCATCAATTAACAATAAAAATCTTTCAAGAGAGTCAAGAACTAGGCACACCAACCGTAAATGAAGGTGTTCATAAGGTAGAAGAAATGGTCTTACTTTATATAAAACAAAAAATGATTGATGCAATAGAAAACCAAGATATCAAAAAATGTGATCCTGAGCTTACTGCGTTTATTATTTTAAAATTGTATGTTGCACTTATTTTTGATTGGGAAAAACATCATCAACCCCTAGGGAAAGAAAAGATTGCTGAAATCTTTGAGGGCTATTTACTTAAAGGATTGTCACTATGA
- a CDS encoding YhgE/Pip domain-containing protein, with protein sequence MSLIKAEWKALLQNRKVLIAVIGVLFIPLMYSGGYLSAFWDPYGQLDQLPVAVVNQDEGAIFEGEPLDVGSELIETLKEDSTFNWHYVEKDEAEKGLKNHDYYMIIEIPKNFSENATTLLDDRPQNLELSFKTNKGYNFISGQIGESAVEKIKEEVSHSLTKTYAEGLFENIKLMADGISEANDGSQKINDGVNELKEGSSTLNDNLKQLVTKSITFKEGLNEAEKGTVKLSDGMSEVENGLTAMLQGQNDLYNGSVETESGSTQLVAGLKSSLEGIQELEKSLPDLTTGTQQLNTSAPELVTGTEQLAEGSLTASEGAAYLSENLSGVTNKVNEMVTKLEGASIPEEQKAELMALAEALNSINKGQQELATNLTELTAGAEKLHEKVVDLPEKSTQLYEGTVAVQEAIDQIGTGQEKLYSGALHVSGGQSQITSGLATFGERINQMKTGVSRLTNGGVKLESGIHELANGAVALQDGSVQLADGSTKIDNGLTELSDGTNELSSKLAEATEDTKDVKGTEDQYDMIAEPVQLSKEEINKVSNYGTGLAPYFLSLALFVGTLLFTVVFPLRKPAGEPSSGMTWFISKFSILFVVSIFQAVLADILLLYGLGLEVKNIGLFFLFSILTSLTFMAIVQFFVTTMADPGRFIAIIILILQLTTSAGTFPLELLPDVFQVINHWLPMTYSVAGLRAIISTGDFTEMWNQAYVLIGFFAMFIIGTIIYFSLKVKKSSVQEDVGQIEG encoded by the coding sequence GTGTCTTTAATAAAAGCAGAATGGAAAGCACTCTTACAAAATAGAAAAGTATTGATCGCTGTTATTGGAGTATTGTTTATACCGTTAATGTACAGCGGTGGATATCTTAGCGCATTTTGGGATCCTTATGGACAGCTCGATCAATTACCTGTTGCAGTTGTTAATCAAGATGAAGGGGCAATATTTGAAGGTGAACCTTTAGATGTTGGTAGCGAGTTAATCGAAACACTTAAGGAAGACTCTACATTTAATTGGCATTACGTAGAAAAAGATGAAGCTGAAAAAGGTTTAAAAAATCATGATTATTACATGATTATCGAAATTCCTAAAAACTTTTCAGAAAATGCTACAACATTATTAGATGATCGTCCGCAAAATCTTGAGTTATCTTTTAAAACAAATAAAGGATATAACTTTATTTCAGGTCAAATAGGTGAGAGTGCCGTTGAGAAAATAAAAGAAGAGGTTTCTCATTCATTAACAAAAACATATGCAGAAGGGTTATTTGAAAATATCAAGCTTATGGCTGATGGGATCAGTGAGGCAAATGATGGTTCTCAAAAAATCAATGATGGTGTAAATGAACTGAAGGAAGGCTCAAGCACACTAAATGATAACCTTAAGCAATTAGTTACCAAATCAATTACCTTTAAAGAGGGACTTAATGAAGCTGAAAAAGGTACAGTGAAATTATCAGATGGAATGAGTGAAGTAGAAAATGGCTTAACTGCCATGCTTCAAGGGCAAAACGATCTTTACAATGGCTCTGTTGAAACGGAAAGTGGATCAACTCAACTGGTAGCAGGTTTAAAAAGCTCCTTGGAAGGAATTCAAGAACTTGAGAAATCCTTACCAGATCTAACAACTGGAACCCAACAATTAAACACATCAGCTCCTGAGTTGGTTACAGGAACGGAGCAATTGGCAGAAGGAAGTCTCACAGCTAGTGAAGGAGCTGCTTATTTATCCGAAAATCTCTCTGGTGTAACCAACAAAGTGAATGAAATGGTGACAAAGCTTGAAGGAGCATCTATACCTGAGGAGCAAAAGGCAGAATTAATGGCTTTAGCTGAAGCATTAAACAGTATTAATAAAGGGCAGCAAGAACTTGCAACTAATTTAACTGAATTAACAGCAGGTGCTGAAAAGTTACATGAAAAAGTAGTGGACTTACCGGAAAAAAGTACTCAGCTTTATGAAGGTACCGTTGCTGTTCAAGAGGCAATCGATCAGATTGGGACTGGACAAGAGAAACTTTATAGCGGTGCTCTTCATGTTAGTGGTGGTCAATCACAAATAACGTCTGGCTTAGCTACTTTTGGCGAAAGAATCAATCAAATGAAAACAGGAGTATCTAGGTTAACAAATGGTGGAGTGAAGCTTGAAAGTGGTATACATGAATTAGCGAATGGGGCGGTGGCATTACAAGATGGATCTGTTCAACTTGCAGATGGTTCCACTAAAATTGACAATGGATTAACAGAGTTATCCGATGGTACAAACGAGCTCTCATCAAAACTAGCGGAGGCAACAGAAGATACAAAAGATGTTAAAGGAACAGAAGATCAATATGACATGATAGCTGAGCCAGTTCAACTGTCTAAAGAAGAAATAAATAAAGTATCAAATTATGGCACAGGACTTGCTCCATACTTTCTTTCCTTAGCATTATTTGTAGGAACACTTTTATTTACGGTTGTTTTTCCATTACGGAAACCAGCTGGAGAACCAAGCTCTGGAATGACATGGTTTATTAGTAAATTTAGTATTTTATTCGTTGTTTCAATTTTCCAAGCAGTTTTAGCTGATATACTCCTTTTATATGGATTGGGCCTGGAAGTAAAAAATATTGGTTTGTTTTTCTTGTTTAGTATTTTAACGAGTTTAACCTTTATGGCTATTGTGCAATTTTTTGTAACAACAATGGCTGATCCAGGGCGGTTTATCGCAATCATTATATTAATTCTGCAGTTAACCACAAGTGCAGGAACCTTCCCGCTTGAATTACTTCCTGATGTTTTTCAAGTGATTAATCATTGGTTACCGATGACATACTCAGTGGCAGGGTTAAGAGCGATTATTTCCACTGGAGATTTTACTGAAATGTGGAATCAAGCATATGTATTGATTGGCTTTTTTGCAATGTTTATTATCGGGACGATCATCTATTTTTCATTAAAGGTGAAAAAGTCCAGTGTGCAAGAAGACGTAGGTCAAATAGAAGGATAA